The following are encoded together in the Streptomyces sp. NBC_00341 genome:
- the rpoB gene encoding DNA-directed RNA polymerase subunit beta, with protein sequence MAASRNASTANTNNGASTAPLRISFAKIKEPLEVPNLLALQTESFDWLLGNAAWKARVEAALDSGQDVPTKSGLEEIFEEISPIEDFSGSMSLTFRDHRFEPPKNSIDECKERDFTFAAPLFVTAEFTNNETGEIKSQTVFMGDFPLMTNKGTFVINGTERVVVSQLVRSPGVYFDSSIDKTSDKDIFSAKIIPSRGAWLEMEIDKRDMVGVRIDRKRKQSVTVLLKALGWTTEQILEEFGEYESMRATLEKDHTQGQDDALLDIYRKLRPGEPPTREAAQTLLENLYFNPKRYDLAKVGRYKVNKKLGADEPLDAGVLTSDDIIATIKYLVKLHAGETETVGESGRSIVVETDDIDHFGNRRLRNVGELIQNQVRTGLARMERVVRERMTTQDVEAITPQTLINIRPVVASIKEFFGTSQLSQFMDQNNPLSGLTHKRRLSALGPGGLSRERAGFEVRDVHPSHYGRMCPIETPEGPNIGLIGSLASYGRVNAFGFIETPYRKVVDGQVTDEVDYVTADEEDRYVIAQANATLSDELRFTEPRVLVRRRGGEVDYVPGTEVDYMDVSPRQMVSVATAMIPFLEHDDANRALMGANMMRQAVPLIKSEAPLVGTGMEYRCATDAGDVLKAEKDGVVQEVSADYITVTNDDGTYTTYRIAKFMRSNQGTSVNQKVVVSEGDRVIEGQVLADGPATENGEMALGKNLLVAFMPWEGHNYEDAIILSQRLVQDDVLSSIHIEEHEVDARDTKLGPEEITRDIPNVSEEVLADLDERGIIRIGAEVVAGDILVGKVTPKGETELTPEERLLRAIFGEKAREVRDTSLKVPHGEIGKVIGVRVFDREEGDELPPGVNQLVRVYVAQKRKITDGDKLAGRHGNKGVISKILPIEDMPFLEDGTPVDIILNPLGVPSRMNPGQVLEIHLGWLASRGWDVSGLGDEWAKRLQFIGADQVAPGTNVATPVFDGAREDEITGLFQATIPNRDGDRLVQPSGKANLFDGRSGEPFPEPVSVGFMYILKLHHLVDDKLHARSTGPYSMITQQPLGGKAQFGGQRFGEMEVWALEAYGAAYALQELLTIKSDDVTGRVKVYEAIVKGENIPEPGIPESFKVLIKEMQSLCLNVEVLSSDGMSIEMRDTDEDVFRAAEELGIDLSRREPSSVEEV encoded by the coding sequence TTGGCCGCCTCGCGCAACGCCTCGACCGCGAATACGAACAACGGCGCCAGCACCGCCCCGCTGCGCATCTCTTTTGCAAAAATCAAGGAGCCCCTCGAGGTTCCGAACCTCCTCGCGCTGCAGACCGAGAGCTTTGACTGGCTCCTCGGTAACGCCGCCTGGAAGGCTCGCGTCGAGGCTGCTCTGGACAGTGGACAAGACGTCCCCACCAAGTCCGGCCTGGAGGAGATCTTCGAGGAGATCTCACCGATCGAGGACTTCTCCGGGTCGATGTCGCTTACGTTCCGCGACCACCGCTTCGAGCCCCCGAAGAACTCGATCGACGAGTGCAAGGAGCGCGACTTCACGTTCGCCGCTCCGCTCTTCGTCACGGCCGAGTTCACCAACAACGAGACCGGCGAGATCAAGTCCCAGACGGTCTTCATGGGCGATTTCCCGCTCATGACCAACAAGGGCACCTTCGTCATCAACGGCACCGAGCGTGTCGTCGTGTCGCAGCTGGTCCGCTCGCCGGGTGTCTACTTCGACTCCTCGATCGACAAGACGTCCGACAAGGACATCTTCTCCGCCAAGATCATCCCTTCCCGGGGTGCCTGGCTGGAGATGGAGATCGACAAGCGCGACATGGTCGGTGTCCGCATCGACCGCAAGCGCAAGCAGTCCGTCACCGTCCTCCTGAAGGCTCTCGGCTGGACCACCGAGCAGATCCTCGAGGAGTTCGGCGAGTACGAGTCGATGCGCGCCACCCTGGAGAAGGACCACACCCAGGGCCAGGACGACGCACTGCTCGACATCTACCGCAAGCTGCGTCCGGGCGAGCCGCCCACCCGCGAAGCTGCTCAGACGCTGCTCGAGAACCTCTACTTCAACCCGAAGCGCTACGACCTCGCGAAGGTCGGCCGCTACAAGGTGAACAAGAAGCTCGGCGCGGATGAGCCGCTCGACGCCGGTGTCCTCACCAGCGACGACATCATCGCGACCATCAAGTACCTGGTGAAGCTGCACGCCGGGGAGACCGAGACCGTCGGCGAGTCCGGCCGTTCGATCGTCGTCGAGACCGACGACATCGACCACTTCGGCAACCGTCGTCTGCGCAACGTCGGCGAGCTCATCCAGAACCAGGTCCGTACGGGTCTGGCTCGTATGGAGCGCGTCGTGCGTGAGCGGATGACGACCCAGGACGTCGAGGCGATCACGCCGCAGACCCTGATCAACATCCGGCCGGTCGTCGCCTCCATCAAGGAGTTCTTCGGCACCAGCCAGCTGTCGCAGTTCATGGACCAGAACAACCCGCTGTCGGGTCTCACCCACAAGCGCCGCCTGTCGGCGCTTGGCCCGGGTGGTCTCTCCCGCGAGCGGGCCGGCTTCGAGGTCCGTGACGTGCACCCGTCCCACTACGGACGCATGTGCCCGATCGAAACCCCTGAAGGCCCGAACATCGGTCTGATCGGTTCGCTCGCCTCGTACGGCCGCGTCAACGCGTTCGGCTTCATCGAGACGCCGTACCGCAAGGTCGTCGACGGCCAGGTCACCGACGAGGTCGACTACGTCACGGCCGACGAGGAAGACCGTTACGTCATCGCCCAGGCGAACGCGACGCTCTCCGACGAGCTGCGCTTCACCGAGCCCCGCGTCCTGGTCCGCCGTCGTGGCGGAGAGGTTGACTACGTGCCCGGCACCGAAGTCGACTACATGGACGTCTCGCCGCGCCAGATGGTGTCCGTCGCCACCGCGATGATCCCGTTCCTGGAGCACGACGACGCCAACCGTGCCCTCATGGGCGCGAACATGATGCGTCAGGCGGTGCCGCTCATCAAGTCCGAGGCGCCGCTGGTCGGCACCGGCATGGAGTACCGCTGCGCCACCGACGCCGGTGACGTACTGAAGGCCGAGAAGGACGGTGTGGTCCAGGAGGTCTCCGCGGACTACATCACCGTGACCAACGATGACGGCACGTACACCACGTACCGCATCGCGAAGTTCATGCGCTCGAACCAGGGCACCTCGGTCAACCAGAAGGTCGTCGTCTCCGAGGGCGACCGGGTCATCGAGGGCCAGGTGCTCGCCGACGGTCCGGCCACCGAGAACGGTGAGATGGCCCTGGGCAAGAACCTGCTCGTGGCGTTCATGCCGTGGGAGGGTCACAACTACGAGGACGCGATCATCCTGTCGCAGCGCCTCGTGCAGGACGACGTCCTCTCCTCGATCCACATCGAGGAGCACGAGGTCGACGCCCGTGACACCAAGCTCGGCCCGGAGGAGATCACCCGGGACATCCCGAACGTCTCCGAAGAGGTCCTCGCGGACCTCGACGAGCGCGGCATCATCCGGATCGGTGCCGAGGTCGTCGCCGGTGACATCCTCGTCGGCAAGGTCACGCCCAAGGGCGAGACCGAGCTGACCCCCGAGGAGCGCCTGCTCCGCGCGATCTTCGGTGAGAAGGCGCGCGAAGTGCGCGACACCTCGCTGAAGGTGCCGCACGGTGAGATCGGCAAGGTCATCGGCGTCCGCGTCTTCGACCGCGAAGAGGGCGACGAGCTGCCGCCGGGCGTGAACCAGCTGGTCCGCGTCTACGTCGCGCAGAAGCGCAAGATCACCGATGGTGACAAGCTCGCCGGCCGTCACGGCAACAAGGGCGTCATCTCGAAGATCCTGCCGATCGAGGACATGCCGTTCCTGGAGGACGGCACCCCGGTCGACATCATCCTCAACCCGCTGGGTGTCCCGTCCCGAATGAACCCGGGACAGGTCCTGGAGATCCACCTCGGCTGGCTCGCCAGCCGCGGCTGGGACGTCTCCGGCCTCGGTGACGAGTGGGCCAAGCGCCTGCAGTTCATCGGCGCCGACCAGGTCGCCCCCGGCACCAACGTCGCGACCCCGGTCTTCGACGGTGCCCGCGAGGACGAGATCACCGGCCTCTTCCAGGCCACGATCCCGAACCGCGACGGGGACCGGCTGGTCCAGCCCTCGGGCAAGGCCAACCTGTTCGACGGCCGCTCCGGCGAGCCGTTCCCGGAGCCGGTGTCGGTCGGCTTCATGTACATCCTCAAGCTCCACCACCTGGTCGACGACAAGCTCCACGCTCGTTCGACGGGTCCGTACTCCATGATCACCCAGCAGCCGCTGGGTGGTAAGGCCCAGTTCGGTGGACAGCGCTTCGGTGAAATGGAGGTGTGGGCGCTTGAGGCTTATGGCGCCGCATACGCCCTCCAGGAGCTGCTGACGATCAAGTCCGACGACGTGACCGGCCGCGTGAAGGTCTACGAGGCCATCGTCAAGGGCGAGAACATCCCCGAGCCCGGCATTCCCGAGTCCTTCAAGGTGCTCATCAAGGAAATGCAGTCGCTCTGCCTCAACGTGGAGGTGCTGTCCTCGGACGGCATGTCCATCGAGATGCGCGACACGGACGAGGACGTCTTCCGCGCGGCGGAGGAGCTCGGTATCGACCTGTCCCGGCGCGAGCCGAGCAGCGTCGAAGAGGTCTGA
- a CDS encoding DNA-directed RNA polymerase subunit beta' has product MLDVNFFDELRIGLATADDIRTWSHGEVKKPETINYRTLKPEKDGLFCEKIFGPTRDWECYCGKYKRVRFKGIICERCGVEVTRAKVRRERMGHIELAAPVTHIWYFKGVPSRLGYLLDLAPKDLEKVIYFAAYMITFVDEERRTRDLPSLEAHVSVERQQVENRRDSDLENRAKKLETDLGELEAEGAKADVRRKVREGAEREMKQLRDRAQREIDRLDEVWSRFKNLKVQDLEGDELLYRELRDRFGTYFDGCMGAAALQKRLESFDLDEEAERLREIIRTGKGQKKTRALKRLKVVSAFLQTSNKPKGMVLDCVPVIPPDLRPMVQLDGGRFATSDLNDLYRRVINRNNRLKRLLDLGAPEIIVNNEKRMLQEAVDALFDNGRRGRPVTGPGNRPLKSLSDMLKGKQGRFRQNLLGKRVDYSARSVIVVGPQLKLHQCGLPKAMALELFKPFVMKRLVDLNHAQNIKSAKRMVERGRTVVYDVLEEVIAEHPVLLNRAPTLHRLGIQAFEPQLVEGKAIQIHPLVCTAFNADFDGDQMAVHLPLSAEAQAEARILMLSSNNILKPADGRPVTMPTQDMVLGLFFLTTDGELRDTKGEGRAFGSTAEAIMAFDTGELALQSSVDIRFPVGTIPPRGWVPPVAEEGEPEYQPGDTFRQRTTLGRALFNELLPEDYPFVDYSVGKKQLSEIVNDLAERYPKVIVAATLDNLKAAGFHWATRSGVTVSVADIVVPEAKKAIVKGYEDQDEKVQKQYERGLITKDERTQELIAIWTKATNEVAEAMNANFPKTNPIFMMVDSGARGNMMQMRQIAGMRGLVSNAKNETIPRPIKASFREGLTVLEYFISTHGARKGLADTALRTADSGYLTRRLVDVSQDVIIREEDCGTDRGLKLKIAVKGADGVLRKTEDVETSVYARMLAEDVVIDGKVIAPANVDLGDVLIDALVGAGVEEVKTRSVLTCESAVGTCAFCYGRSLATGKLVDIGEAVGIIAAQSIGEPGTQLTMRTFHTGGVAGDDITQGLPRVVELFEARTPKGVAPISESAGRVRIEETEKTKKLVVTPDDGSEEIPFPISKRARLLVGEGDHVEVGQKLTVGATNPHDVLRILGQRAVQVHLVGEVQKVYNSQGVSIHDKHIEIIIRQMLRRVTIIESGDAELLPGELVERSKFETENRRVVTEGGHPASGRPQLMGITKASLATESWLSAASFQETTRVLTDAAINAKSDSLIGLKENVIIGKLIPAGTGLSRYRNIRVEPTEEAKAAMYSAVGYDDIDYSPFGTGSGQAVPLEDYDYGPYNQ; this is encoded by the coding sequence GTGCTCGACGTCAACTTCTTCGACGAGCTGCGGATCGGCCTTGCCACCGCGGACGACATCCGGACCTGGTCCCACGGCGAAGTGAAGAAGCCGGAGACCATCAACTACCGCACGCTCAAGCCCGAAAAGGACGGACTCTTCTGCGAGAAGATCTTCGGTCCGACCCGGGACTGGGAGTGCTACTGCGGCAAGTACAAGCGTGTCCGCTTCAAGGGCATCATCTGTGAGCGCTGTGGCGTCGAGGTCACTCGCGCCAAGGTGCGCCGTGAGCGCATGGGCCACATCGAGCTTGCCGCTCCCGTCACCCACATCTGGTACTTCAAGGGCGTCCCGTCGCGACTGGGCTACCTGCTGGACCTCGCGCCGAAGGACCTTGAGAAGGTCATCTACTTCGCCGCGTACATGATCACGTTCGTCGACGAGGAGCGCCGTACCCGCGACCTCCCGTCGCTGGAGGCGCACGTCTCCGTCGAGCGCCAGCAGGTCGAGAACCGTCGCGACTCCGACCTGGAGAACCGCGCCAAGAAGCTGGAGACCGACCTCGGCGAGCTGGAGGCCGAGGGCGCCAAGGCCGATGTGCGCCGCAAGGTGCGCGAAGGCGCCGAGCGTGAGATGAAGCAGCTGCGCGACCGTGCGCAGCGCGAGATCGACCGCCTCGACGAGGTGTGGAGCCGCTTCAAGAACCTCAAGGTCCAGGACCTGGAGGGCGACGAGCTGCTCTACCGCGAGCTGCGTGACCGCTTCGGCACGTACTTCGACGGCTGCATGGGTGCCGCTGCCCTGCAGAAGCGCCTGGAGTCCTTCGACCTCGACGAGGAGGCCGAGCGCCTCCGCGAGATCATCCGCACCGGCAAGGGCCAGAAGAAGACCCGTGCGCTCAAGCGCCTCAAGGTCGTCTCCGCGTTCCTGCAGACCAGCAACAAGCCCAAGGGCATGGTGCTCGACTGCGTGCCGGTCATCCCGCCGGACCTGCGTCCGATGGTGCAGCTGGACGGTGGCCGCTTCGCGACCTCCGACCTGAACGACCTGTACCGCCGTGTGATCAACCGCAACAACCGCCTCAAGCGTCTCCTTGACCTCGGTGCCCCCGAGATCATCGTGAACAACGAGAAGCGGATGCTGCAGGAGGCCGTCGACGCGCTGTTCGACAACGGCCGCCGCGGTCGCCCGGTCACCGGTCCCGGTAACCGCCCGCTCAAGTCCCTCAGCGACATGCTGAAGGGCAAGCAGGGCCGATTCCGTCAGAACCTTCTCGGTAAGCGTGTGGACTACTCCGCACGTTCCGTGATCGTCGTCGGCCCGCAGCTCAAGCTGCACCAGTGCGGTCTGCCGAAGGCCATGGCGCTGGAGCTCTTCAAGCCGTTCGTGATGAAGCGCCTGGTGGACCTGAACCACGCGCAGAACATCAAGTCGGCCAAGCGCATGGTCGAGCGCGGCCGCACGGTCGTGTACGACGTCCTGGAAGAGGTCATCGCGGAGCACCCGGTTCTCCTGAACCGTGCGCCCACGCTGCACCGTCTCGGCATCCAGGCCTTCGAGCCGCAGCTGGTCGAGGGCAAGGCCATCCAGATCCACCCGCTCGTCTGCACCGCGTTCAACGCGGACTTCGACGGTGACCAGATGGCCGTGCACCTGCCGCTCTCCGCGGAGGCGCAGGCCGAGGCCCGCATCCTGATGCTGTCCTCGAACAACATCCTGAAGCCGGCCGACGGTCGTCCCGTCACCATGCCGACCCAGGACATGGTGCTGGGTCTGTTCTTCCTCACCACCGACGGTGAACTCCGTGACACCAAGGGCGAGGGCCGTGCGTTCGGCTCCACGGCCGAGGCGATCATGGCGTTCGACACCGGCGAGCTGGCGCTCCAGTCGTCCGTCGACATCCGCTTCCCGGTGGGCACCATCCCGCCGCGTGGCTGGGTGCCGCCGGTCGCAGAGGAGGGCGAGCCCGAGTACCAGCCGGGTGACACCTTCCGGCAGCGGACGACCCTGGGCCGCGCGCTCTTCAACGAGCTGCTGCCCGAGGACTACCCGTTCGTCGACTACTCCGTCGGCAAGAAGCAGCTCTCCGAGATCGTCAACGACCTCGCCGAGCGCTACCCCAAGGTCATCGTGGCGGCGACGCTCGACAACCTGAAGGCGGCGGGCTTCCACTGGGCCACCCGTTCCGGAGTCACCGTCTCCGTCGCGGACATCGTCGTCCCCGAGGCCAAGAAGGCCATCGTCAAGGGCTACGAGGACCAGGACGAGAAGGTCCAGAAGCAGTACGAGCGCGGTCTGATCACCAAGGACGAGCGCACGCAGGAGCTCATCGCGATCTGGACCAAGGCGACCAACGAGGTTGCCGAGGCGATGAACGCGAACTTCCCCAAGACGAACCCCATCTTCATGATGGTTGACTCGGGTGCCCGAGGAAACATGATGCAGATGCGTCAGATCGCCGGTATGCGTGGTCTGGTGTCCAACGCCAAGAACGAGACGATTCCCCGTCCCATCAAGGCGTCCTTCCGTGAGGGCCTCACCGTTCTGGAGTACTTCATCTCCACGCACGGTGCCCGTAAGGGTCTGGCGGACACCGCCCTGCGTACCGCCGACTCGGGTTACCTGACCCGTCGTCTGGTGGACGTCTCGCAGGACGTGATCATTCGCGAGGAGGACTGCGGCACCGACCGCGGCCTCAAGCTGAAGATCGCGGTCAAGGGCGCCGACGGCGTGCTCCGCAAGACGGAGGACGTCGAGACCTCGGTCTACGCCCGCATGCTCGCGGAGGACGTCGTCATCGACGGCAAGGTCATCGCGCCTGCCAACGTCGACCTCGGTGACGTCCTGATCGACGCCCTGGTGGGCGCCGGCGTCGAGGAGGTCAAGACCCGCTCGGTCCTGACCTGTGAGTCCGCGGTCGGCACCTGTGCCTTCTGCTACGGACGCTCGCTCGCCACCGGCAAGCTGGTCGACATCGGTGAGGCGGTCGGCATCATCGCCGCCCAGTCCATCGGTGAGCCCGGCACCCAGCTGACGATGCGTACCTTCCACACCGGTGGTGTGGCCGGTGACGACATCACCCAGGGTCTGCCCCGAGTCGTCGAGCTCTTCGAAGCCCGTACGCCGAAGGGTGTCGCCCCGATCTCGGAGTCCGCGGGCCGGGTCCGGATCGAGGAGACCGAGAAGACGAAGAAGCTCGTCGTGACGCCGGACGACGGCAGCGAGGAGATCCCGTTCCCGATCTCCAAGCGTGCCCGTCTGCTGGTGGGCGAGGGCGACCACGTCGAGGTGGGCCAGAAGCTCACCGTGGGTGCCACCAACCCGCACGACGTGCTGCGGATCCTCGGTCAGCGCGCGGTCCAGGTCCACCTGGTCGGCGAAGTCCAGAAGGTCTACAACTCGCAGGGCGTGTCGATCCACGACAAGCACATCGAGATCATCATCCGGCAGATGCTCCGCCGCGTGACGATCATCGAGTCCGGCGACGCGGAACTGCTGCCGGGCGAGCTCGTCGAGCGCTCGAAGTTCGAGACCGAGAACCGTCGTGTGGTCACCGAGGGCGGTCACCCCGCCTCCGGCCGTCCGCAGCTGATGGGTATCACCAAGGCCTCGCTGGCGACGGAGTCGTGGCTGTCCGCGGCTTCCTTCCAGGAGACGACCAGGGTCCTGACGGACGCGGCGATCAACGCCAAGTCCGACTCCCTGATCGGCCTCAAGGAGAACGTCATCATCGGTAAGCTCATCCCGGCCGGTACGGGTCTGTCCCGCTACCGCAACATCCGGGTCGAGCCCACCGAGGAGGCCAAGGCCGCGATGTACTCGGCCGTCGGCTACGACGACATCGACTACTCGCCGTTCGGCACCGGCTCCGGCCAGGCCGTTCCGCTGGAGGACTACGACTACGGTCCGTACAACCAGTAA
- the rpsL gene encoding 30S ribosomal protein S12, protein MPTIQQLVRKGRQDKVEKNKTPALEGSPQRRGVCTRVFTTTPKKPNSALRKVARVRLTSGIEVTAYIPGEGHNLQEHSIVLVRGGRVKDLPGVRYKIIRGSLDTQGVKNRKQARSRYGAKKEK, encoded by the coding sequence GTGCCTACGATTCAGCAGCTGGTCCGGAAGGGCCGGCAGGACAAGGTCGAGAAGAACAAGACGCCCGCGCTCGAGGGTTCTCCCCAGCGCCGCGGCGTCTGCACGCGTGTGTTCACGACCACCCCGAAGAAGCCGAACTCCGCGCTCCGGAAGGTCGCACGTGTGCGTCTGACCTCCGGCATCGAGGTCACGGCCTACATCCCGGGTGAGGGACACAACCTGCAGGAGCACTCCATCGTGCTCGTGCGTGGTGGCCGTGTGAAGGACCTGCCGGGTGTTCGTTACAAGATCATCCGCGGCTCCCTTGACACCCAGGGTGTCAAGAACCGCAAGCAGGCCCGCAGCCGCTACGGCGCCAAGAAGGAGAAGTAA
- the rpsG gene encoding 30S ribosomal protein S7 → MPRKGPAPKRPVIIDPVYGSPLVTSLINKILLNGKRSTAERIVYGAMEGLREKTGADPVITLKRALENVKPSLEVKSRRVGGATYQVPIEVKPGRAATLALRWVVGYSRARREKTMTERLMNELLDASNGLGAAVKKREDTHKMAESNKAFAHYRW, encoded by the coding sequence ATGCCTCGTAAGGGCCCCGCCCCGAAGCGCCCGGTCATCATTGACCCGGTCTATGGTTCTCCTCTTGTCACCTCGCTGATCAACAAGATCCTGCTCAACGGCAAGCGTTCCACCGCCGAGCGGATCGTGTACGGCGCCATGGAAGGCCTCCGCGAGAAGACCGGCGCTGACCCGGTCATCACGCTGAAGCGCGCGCTTGAGAACGTCAAGCCCTCGCTCGAGGTCAAGTCCCGCCGTGTCGGTGGCGCCACCTACCAGGTGCCGATCGAGGTCAAGCCCGGTCGCGCCGCCACCCTCGCGCTGCGCTGGGTCGTCGGTTACTCCCGTGCCCGTCGCGAGAAGACGATGACCGAGCGGCTCATGAACGAGCTGCTCGACGCCTCCAACGGTCTTGGCGCTGCCGTCAAGAAGCGCGAGGACACCCACAAGATGGCCGAGTCGAACAAGGCCTTCGCGCACTACCGCTGGTAG
- the fusA gene encoding elongation factor G — MATTSLDLAKVRNIGIMAHIDAGKTTTTERILFYTGVSYKIGEVHDGAATMDWMEQEQERGITITSAATTCHWPLNDVDHTINIIDTPGHVDFTVEVERSLRVLDGAVTVFDGVAGVEPQSETVWRQADRYGVPRICFVNKLDRTGAEFHRCVDMIVDRLGAVPLVMQLPIGAEADFKGVVDLVSMKAFVWPEEAAKGEMYDTVEIPDTHKEAAEEWRGKLLEAVSENDDEMMELYLEGVEPTQDQLHEAIRRITLASKGTADSVTVTPVFCGTAFKNKGVQPLLDAVVRYLPSPLDVEAIEGHDVKDPEKVIERKPSDDEPFSGLAFKIASDPHLGKLTFVRIYSGRLEAGTAVLNSVKGKKERIGKIYRMHANKREEIASVGAGDIIAVMGLKQTTTGETLCDDKNPVILESMDFPAPVIEVAIEPKSKGDQEKLGVAIQRLSEEDPSFQVHSDEETGQTIIGGMGELHLEVLVDRMKREFRVEANVGKPQVAYRETIRKAVDRIDFTHKKQTGGTGQFAKVQIAIEPIEGGDASYEFVNKVTGGRIPREYIPSVDAGAQEAMQFGILAGYEMVGVRVTLLDGGYHEVDSSELAFKIAGSQAFKEGARRASPVLMEPMMSVEVTTPEDYMGDVIGDLNSRRGQIQAMEERSGARVVKGLVPLSEMFGYVGDLRSKTSGRASYSMQFDSYAEVPRNVAEEIIAKAKGE; from the coding sequence ATGGCCACCACTTCGCTTGACCTGGCCAAGGTCCGCAACATTGGGATCATGGCCCACATCGACGCGGGCAAGACGACCACCACCGAGCGGATCCTCTTCTACACCGGCGTTTCGTACAAGATCGGTGAAGTCCACGACGGCGCTGCCACGATGGACTGGATGGAGCAGGAGCAGGAGCGCGGCATCACGATCACGTCTGCCGCGACGACCTGCCACTGGCCGCTCAATGATGTTGACCACACGATCAACATCATCGACACCCCGGGTCACGTCGACTTCACCGTCGAGGTGGAGCGTTCGCTCCGCGTCCTCGACGGCGCTGTCACCGTGTTCGACGGTGTGGCCGGCGTCGAGCCCCAGTCCGAGACCGTCTGGCGTCAGGCGGACCGCTACGGCGTGCCGCGTATCTGCTTCGTCAACAAGCTCGACCGCACGGGCGCGGAGTTCCACCGCTGTGTCGACATGATCGTCGACCGCCTCGGTGCCGTCCCGCTCGTCATGCAGCTCCCCATCGGCGCAGAGGCCGACTTCAAGGGCGTCGTCGACCTCGTGTCGATGAAGGCCTTCGTGTGGCCCGAAGAGGCCGCCAAGGGCGAGATGTACGACACGGTCGAGATCCCGGACACCCACAAGGAAGCTGCCGAGGAATGGCGCGGCAAGCTCCTTGAGGCCGTCTCCGAGAACGACGACGAGATGATGGAGCTGTACCTGGAGGGCGTCGAGCCCACCCAGGACCAGCTGCACGAGGCGATCCGCCGGATCACCCTCGCGTCGAAGGGCACTGCCGACTCCGTCACGGTCACCCCGGTGTTCTGTGGCACCGCGTTCAAGAACAAGGGCGTCCAGCCCCTGCTCGACGCGGTCGTCCGTTACCTGCCCTCCCCCCTGGACGTCGAGGCCATCGAGGGCCACGACGTCAAGGACCCCGAGAAGGTCATCGAGCGCAAGCCTTCGGACGACGAGCCGTTCTCCGGCCTGGCGTTCAAGATCGCGAGCGACCCGCACCTCGGAAAGCTCACCTTCGTCCGGATCTACTCCGGTCGCCTTGAGGCCGGCACCGCGGTGCTGAACTCGGTCAAGGGCAAGAAGGAGCGCATCGGCAAGATCTACCGCATGCACGCGAACAAGCGTGAGGAGATCGCGTCGGTGGGCGCGGGCGACATCATCGCTGTCATGGGGCTCAAGCAGACCACGACCGGTGAGACGCTCTGTGACGACAAGAACCCGGTGATCCTGGAGTCCATGGACTTCCCGGCACCGGTCATCGAGGTCGCCATCGAGCCGAAGTCCAAGGGCGACCAGGAGAAGCTGGGTGTCGCCATCCAGCGCCTCTCCGAGGAGGACCCCTCCTTCCAGGTGCACTCCGACGAGGAGACCGGCCAGACCATCATCGGTGGTATGGGCGAGCTTCACCTCGAGGTGCTCGTCGACCGCATGAAGCGCGAGTTCCGCGTCGAGGCGAACGTCGGCAAGCCGCAGGTCGCGTACCGCGAGACGATCCGCAAGGCCGTCGACCGTATCGACTTCACGCACAAGAAGCAGACTGGTGGTACCGGCCAGTTCGCGAAGGTGCAGATCGCCATCGAGCCCATCGAGGGCGGCGACGCGTCGTACGAGTTCGTCAACAAGGTCACCGGTGGCCGCATCCCCCGGGAGTACATCCCCTCGGTGGACGCGGGTGCCCAGGAAGCCATGCAGTTCGGCATCCTGGCCGGCTACGAGATGGTGGGCGTCCGCGTCACCCTTCTCGACGGTGGTTACCACGAGGTCGACTCCTCGGAGCTGGCCTTCAAGATCGCCGGTTCGCAGGCGTTCAAGGAGGGTGCCCGCAGGGCGTCCCCCGTGCTCATGGAGCCGATGATGTCCGTCGAGGTCACCACGCCCGAGGACTACATGGGCGATGTGATCGGCGACCTCAACTCCCGCCGTGGCCAGATCCAGGCCATGGAGGAGCGCAGCGGCGCTCGCGTCGTGAAGGGCCTCGTGCCCCTCTCGGAGATGTTCGGCTACGTCGGAGACCTCCGCAGCAAGACCTCGGGTCGCGCAAGCTACTCGATGCAGTTCGACTCCTACGCCGAGGTTCCGCGGAACGTCGCCGAGGAGATCATCGCGAAGGCCAAGGGCGAGTAA